A region from the Sebastes umbrosus isolate fSebUmb1 chromosome 18, fSebUmb1.pri, whole genome shotgun sequence genome encodes:
- the arf6a gene encoding ADP-ribosylation factor 6a: MGNVISKIFGSKEMRILMLGLDAAGKTTILYKLKLGQSVTTIPTVGFNVETVTYKNVKFNVWDVGGQDKIRPLWRHYYTGTQGLIFVVDCADRDRIDEAKQELHRIINDREMRDAIILIFANKQDLPDAMKPHEIQEKLGLTRIRDRNWYVQPSCATTGDGLYEGLTWLTSNYKS; the protein is encoded by the coding sequence ATGGGGAATGTGATCTCAAAGATCTTTGGCAGCAAGGAGATGAGAATATTGATGCTTGGACTTGACGCTGCCGGTAAAACCACCATCCTGTACAAGCTGAAGCTGGGACAGTCGGTCACCACCATCCCCACCGTCGGCTTCAACGTGGAGACCGTCACCTATAAGAATGTGAAGTTCAACGTGTGGGATGTTGGAGGGCAGGACAAGATCCGGCCGCTCTGGAGACATTACTACACGGGCACCCAGGGCCTCATTTTCGTGGTGGACTGCGCCGACAGGGACAGGATCGACGAGGCCAAGCAGGAGCTCCACCGGATCATCAACGACCGGGAGATGAGGGACGCCATCATCCTGATCTTCGCCAACAAACAGGACCTCCCGGACGCCATGAAGCCCCACGAGATCCAGGAGAAGCTGGGCCTGACCCGGATCAGGGATAGGAATTGGTACGTTCAGCCCTCGTGTGCGACAACAGGGGATGGACTATACGAGGGCCTGACCTGGCTTACCTCAAATTACAAATCTTAA